The Apium graveolens cultivar Ventura chromosome 6, ASM990537v1, whole genome shotgun sequence genome contains a region encoding:
- the LOC141667527 gene encoding protein NSP-INTERACTING KINASE 1-like has protein sequence MKSEIGVVFWFVTFLWFSCISNGLLSSKGVNFEVQALMGIKAFLVDPHGVLDNWDGDAVDPCSWTMVTCSSESLVIGLGTPSQKLSGILSPSIGNLTNLEIILLQNNNITGPIPVELGRLRKLHTLDLSDNHFTGQIPFSLSHLKSLQYLRLNNNTLSGEIPGSLANMTRLTFVDLSFNNLSAPVPRFPSKEFNILGNPLICATGTEPECFGTTLMPMSMPLNKTQTAAYMKRAKSHKLSIAIGSSLGCISLLIFGLGLLLWWRQRHNKQTFFDVKDRHHEEVSLGNLKRFPLRELQIATGNFSNKNILGKGGFGNVYKGLLQDGTPVAVKRLKDGSTAGGERQFQTEVEMISLAVHRNLLGLHGFCMTSTEKLLVYPFMSNGSVASRLKAKPVLDWGIRKRIALGAARGLLYLHEQCDPKIIHRDVKAANILLDDYCEAVVGDFGLAKLLNHQDSHVTTAVRGTVGHIAPEYLSTGQSSEKTDVFGFGILLLELLTGHRALEFGKAANQKGAILDWVKRVHQEKKLDTLVDKDLKNNYDLIELEEIVQVALLCTQYLPGHRPKMSEVVRMLEGDGLVERWETSQKADSSKYRTQELSSSERFSDLTDDSIVINVQAIELSGPR, from the exons ATGAAAAGTGAGATTGGGGTAGTGTTCTGGTTTGTCAcatttctttggttttcttgcaTTTCAAATGGCTTGCTTTCTTCCAAAGGTGTAAACTTTGAAG TGCAAGCTTTAATGGGCATAAAAGCTTTCTTGGTTGATCCTCATGGTGTTCTTGATAACTGGGATGGTGATGCTGTTGATCCATGCAGTTGGACTATGGTTACCTGTTCTTCTGAAAGCTTGGTCATTGGCCT GGGAACTCCTAGCCAAAAATTATCTGGAATTCTTTCTCCGAGCATTGGTAATTTAACAAATCTTGAAATTAT ACTCTTACAAAACAATAACATTACTGGACCAATTCCAGTAGAACTAGGAAGGCTCAGAAAGCTGCACACTCTTGATCTTTCTGATAATCACTTCACTGGACAAATTCCTTTTAGTTTAAGCCACTTGAAGAGTCTGCAATACCT GAGGCTCAATAATAACACACTGTCTGGAGAAATTCCAGGATCATTGGCCAATATGACTCGGCTTACCTTTGT AGATTTATCTTTCAACAACCTGAGTGCTCCTGTACCTAGATTTCCTTCTAAAGAATTCAA CATTTTAGGAAACCCTCTAATTTGCGCGACTGGCACCGAGCCTGAATGCTTTGGAACTACACTAATGCCCATGTCTATGCCTTTGAATAAGACACAAA CTGCTGCATATATGAAAAGAGCCAAAAGCCACAAGCTTTCCATTGCCATAGGCTCAAGCCTTGGGTGCATCTCTTTGCTCATCTTTGGACTTGGGCTGCTGTTGTGGTGGAGGCAAAGGCATAACAAGCAGACTTTCTTTGACGTCAAAG ATAGGCATCATGAGGAAGTTTCTCTTGGAAATCTAAAGAGGTTTCCGCTCAGGGAACTTCAGATTGCTACCGGAAACTTCAGCAATAAAAACATATTGGGAAAGGGGGGTTTTGGAAATGTATACAAAGGTTTACTTCAAGATGGCACTCCTGTGGCCGTGAAAAGGCTGAAAGATGGCAGTACAGCAGGGGGAGAAAGGCAATTCCAAACAGAAGTTGAGATGATCAGTTTAGCTGTGCACAGAAACCTCCTTGGACTTCACGGATTTTGTATGACTTCCACCGAGAAACTTCTTGTATATCCATTCATGTCCAATGGAAGTGTTGCTTCGCGTCTCAAAG CAAAACCAGTTCTTGACTGGGGAATTAGGAAAAGGATCGCTCTAGGAGCTGCAAGAGGACTATTATACCTCCACGAGCAATGTGATCCAAAGATTATTCATAGAGATGTTAAAGCAGCTAATATATTGCTTGATGATTATTGCGAGGCAGTTGTAGGAGATTTCGGGTTAGCAAAGCTTTTGAATCATCAAGATTCCCATGTGACAACGGCGGTAAGGGGCACCGTAGGGCATATAGCCCCTGAATATCTCTCAACTGGCCAGTCCTCTGAGAAGACAGACGTTTTTGGATTTGGAATTCTGCTCCTTGAGCTATTAACAGGACACAGAGCTCTGGAATTCGGCAAGGCAGCCAATCAGAAAGGAGCCATATTAGACTGG GTGAAAAGGGTACATCAAGAAAAGAAACTAGATACGCTAGTtgacaaggatttgaagaacAATTACGACTTAATCGAGCTTGAAGAAATAGTTCAAGTGGCTCTCTTGTGCACTCAATACTTGCCAGGTCACAGGCCGAAAATGTCTGAAGTCGTACGAATGCTGGAAGGTGATGGACTTGTAGAAAGATGGGAAACTTCCCAGAAAGCTGACTCAAGTAAATACAGAACACAAGAACTCTCCTCATCAGAGCGATTTTCAGACCTCACTGATGACTCAATAGTGATTAATGTACAGGCCATTGAACTCTCTGGCCCCAGATGA
- the LOC141666473 gene encoding pentatricopeptide repeat-containing protein At3g02490, mitochondrial-like, with product MRNQLRLLLLRSRANISRHSSQSSFQVHSSVLSRSLSSLSNSPAKPNLFQNPRFSNFRFFSSSEAAIEHKDSDQVAIVTDVFAKSLKNDEFKQELESNNVVVNHDLVLSVLQSGNVNVGVARKFFNWVSEVGNDKLSSKCYNFMLGVLGENGLVKEFWELVEVMKSKGYGVNRGTVVRVSKKFEKDGLRGDLGKLEELFASGSAGNSVEKICSRVSKLFRTNVWGDDVEKELMNVSYSSDLVGMVLEKLESDPNKGLVFFRWVEESGVFKHDEWTYNVMARVLGREGYTDKFWRGLDEMRGAGYQMTTETYVHVFNKFMKKKLIQDAVILYEFAMDGVNKPSMQACTLLLRKIVVGESPDMELFKRVVKKYKESRHVFISSDVETVLKSLTSFKDCNKILKAMEEGGLSLNDDLQSKIAFRLSSEGEKDEAFEFIDIIEASGSGLNNQIWVSLVEGYYVAGHLDKASDCIRKMIEKEGTLSAGYPSGLLVTAYCSKNRAKEAFELLSVLVNEKQLKPQHTTYKALTKKLLVQGHFKEALNLLGLMKTQGFPPFLDPFVEYISKTGTVDDAVLLLKSMTVKRFPATAVYLRLFEAYIKAGKYDEAQSFLSKCPRLIRNNADVLNLFYSKQASKEAVTECATTA from the coding sequence ATGAGAAATCAATTGCGTCTCCTTCTTCTCAGATCCCGAGCCAACATTTCCCGCCATTCATCTCAATCCTCTTTTCAGGTACACTCTTCAGTGCTCTCTCgatctctctcgtctctctccaACTCACCTGCAAAACCAAATCTTTTTCAAAACCCTAGATTTTCCAATTTTCGATTTTTCTCGTCATCTGAAGCTGCAATTGAACATAAAGATTCAGATCAGGTTGCGATTGTGACTGATGTGTTTGCTAAATCACTTAAAAATGATGAATTTAAGCAAGAATTAGAGAGTAATAATGTTGTTGTTAATCATGATTTAGTGTTAAGTGTGTTGCAAAGTGGCAATGTTAATGTTGGTGTTGCTAGAAAGTTCTTTAATTGGGTTTCTGAGGTGGGTAATGACAAGTTAAGCTCGAAATGTTATAATTTTATGTTGGGGGTTTTGGGGGAGAATGGGCTTGTTAAGGAGTTTTGGGAGTTAGTTGAGGTTATGAAGAGTAAAGGGTATGGAGTGAATCGGGGGACTGTAGTGAGGGTTTCCAAGAAATTTGAAAAAGATGGGTTGAGGGGTGATTTGGGGAAGTTAGAGGAGTTGTTTGCTTCGGGGTCGGCGGGTAATTCTGTTGAGAAGATTTGTTCTAGGGTTTCGAAGCTTTTTCGAACGAATGTGTGGGGGGATGATGTGGAGAAGGAGTTGATGAATGTTTCGTATTCGAGTGATTTGGTTGGGATGGTGTTGGAGAAGCTTGAGTCGGATCCGAATAAAGGTTTGGTGTTTTTTAGGTGGGTTGAGGAGAGTGGGGTTTTTAAGCATGATGAATGGACGTATAATGTTATGGCTAGGGTTTTAGGGAGAGAGGGTTATACTGATAAGTTCTGGCGAGGGCTTGATGAAATGAGGGGTGCTGGTTATCAAATGACAACTGAGACTTATGTACATGTATTTAATAAGTTTATGAAGAAAAAGTTGATACAAGATGCTGTGATTTTGTATGAGTTTGCTATGGATGGTGTTAATAAGCCTTCAATGCAGGCCTGTACGTTGCTTTTGAGGAAAATAGTTGTTGGTGAAAGTCCTGATATGGAATTGTTTAAGAGAGTTGTTAAAAAATATAAGGAGAGCAGGCATGTTTTCATAAGTTCAGATGTTGAGACTGTTCTCAAATCATTGACGagctttaaggactgcaataaAATCTTGAAAGCAATGGAAGAAGGCGGCCTCTCTCTTAATGACGACTTGCAGAGTAAAATTGCTTTTCGTTTAAGTAGCGAAGGTGAAAAGGATGAAGCGTTTGAGTTCATTGATATCATTGAAGCATCTGGTAGTGGTCTTAATAATCAAATTTGGGTGTCTCTAGTTGAAGGATACTATGTGGCTGGTCATCTAGATAAAGCTTCCGACTGTATAAGGAAGATGATAGAAAAGGAGGGGACGTTGAGTGCTGGCTACCCTTCTGGACTGTTGGTGACTGCTTATTGCTCTAAGAACAGAGCAAAGGAAGCATTTGAGCTTCTTTCCGTTCTGGTCAATGAAAAACAGTTAAAACCTCAACATACTACCTACAAAGCATTAACTAAAAAGCTATTGGTTCAGGGGCATTTTAAAGAAGCTCTGAACCTTCTTGGTTTAATGAAAACCCAAGGCTTTCCTCCTTTCTTGGACCCTTTTGTTGAGTACATTTCAAAAACTGGAACTGTTGATGATGCTGTACTGCTGCTGAAATCGATGACTGTGAAGAGGTTTCCAGCTACGGCTGTTTATCTTCGTTTATTtgaagcatatattaaggctGGGAAATATGATGAAGCACAAAGTTTCCTTTCTAAATGTCCACGTCTTATCCGTAACAATGCAGATGTTTTAAATCTCTTTTACTCTAAACAAGCTTCTAAAGAAGCTGTTACTGAATGTGCTACGACTGCTTAG